The Acomys russatus chromosome 1, mAcoRus1.1, whole genome shotgun sequence genome has a window encoding:
- the LOC127196517 gene encoding nuclear nucleic acid-binding protein C1D-like: protein MAGEEMSEDYPVEIHESLSTLESSLGAVDDLLKTMMSISQNKLIQKLDPLEQAKVDLVSVHTLNSKFWVYLETQGINPKEHLVKQELERIVVYTNRIKEITDKKKAVQLDRGAASRFVKNALREPKTKKHT, encoded by the coding sequence ATGGCAGGTGAAGAAATGAGTGAAGACTATCCTGTGGAGATTCACGAGTCTTTATCAACCCTGGAGAGCTCCTTGGGTGCTGTGGATGACCTGCTGAAGACCATGATGTCCATTTCTCAAAACAAGTTGATCCAGAAGTTGGACCCACTTGAACAAGCAAAGGTGGATTTAGTTTCTGTACACACATTAAATTCAAAGTTTTGGGTTTATTTGGAAACTCAGGGAATTAATCCTAAGGAGCATCTAGTGAAGCAAGAATTGGAAAGAATCGTAGTCTACACGAACAGAATCAAAGAAATAACAGACAAGAAGAAGGCTGTCCagctggacagaggtgctgcttCGAGATTTGTCAAAAATGCTCTCCgggaaccaaaaaccaaaaagcacacctaa